In Tissierellales bacterium, one genomic interval encodes:
- the mtnA gene encoding S-methyl-5-thioribose-1-phosphate isomerase, with the protein MKEIRTIEYKDGVLYLIDQRKLPTIYEVFECRTYKDVDFAIKDMVVRGAPAIGATTAYGVVLAAKEFINDDKITFLKKLDEALDVLNKSRPTAVNLMWAIKRMRDLIEGNRDLEVKEIYEKIINEANDIYQEDIKTNKTMAKYGNEIIKEGDTILTHCNTGALATVQYGTALGVVREAHYTGKNIFVYADETRPRLQGGRLTAWELVQEEIPAKLIADNVAATLIRDGKIDIILVGADRIASNGDTANKIGTFMLSVVAKAYNVPFYIVAPTTTIDFDIKTGKEIEIEERSHEEVTHINGVRIAPKGIDVYNPAFDVTPNENITGIITEKGIVKPPFKANIMKLK; encoded by the coding sequence ATGAAAGAAATAAGAACTATTGAATATAAAGATGGTGTATTGTACTTAATTGACCAAAGAAAACTTCCTACTATTTATGAAGTTTTTGAATGTAGAACTTATAAGGATGTGGATTTTGCAATAAAGGATATGGTAGTACGTGGTGCACCAGCTATTGGTGCAACAACAGCCTATGGTGTGGTTTTAGCGGCTAAAGAATTTATTAATGATGATAAAATTACTTTCTTAAAAAAGTTAGATGAAGCATTAGATGTATTGAATAAGTCTAGACCTACAGCTGTAAATCTTATGTGGGCTATAAAGAGGATGAGAGATTTAATAGAAGGGAATAGAGATTTAGAGGTAAAAGAGATATATGAAAAAATAATTAATGAGGCAAATGATATTTACCAAGAAGATATTAAGACAAATAAGACTATGGCTAAATATGGAAATGAAATTATAAAAGAGGGAGATACTATATTAACTCATTGTAATACTGGAGCTCTTGCTACTGTTCAATATGGTACAGCTTTAGGGGTAGTTAGGGAAGCTCATTATACTGGGAAAAATATATTTGTATATGCCGATGAGACGAGACCAAGGCTACAAGGTGGAAGACTTACTGCTTGGGAATTAGTCCAAGAGGAAATACCAGCTAAGTTAATTGCTGACAACGTGGCAGCTACTTTAATAAGAGATGGTAAGATAGATATTATTTTAGTTGGTGCAGATAGAATAGCTTCTAATGGAGATACTGCAAATAAAATTGGAACCTTTATGTTATCTGTAGTGGCTAAAGCCTATAATGTTCCTTTCTATATAGTAGCACCAACGACTACTATAGACTTTGATATTAAAACAGGAAAGGAAATAGAAATAGAGGAAAGAAGTCATGAGGAAGTTACTCATATAAATGGTGTTAGAATTGCTCCAAAAGGAATTGATGTTTATAATCCAGCCTTCGATGTAACGCCTAATGAGAATATAACTGGAATAATAACGGAAAAAGGTATTGTAAAACCACCTTTTAAGGCTAATATAATGAAATTAAAATAG
- a CDS encoding S-methyl-5'-thioinosine phosphorylase: MEKAIIGGTGVYDAGSDSSKKRVETKYGEVELDILKIDGEEIVFLARHGKDHSVPPHLINYRANMMALKEIGVKYVYATAAVGSCNENYKPGDVVVIRDFLDFTKTRSVTFFEGGDEPVKHVDMSEPYCSNLREKFYSIAKKEGLYIVGNAVYVCTEGPRFETAQEINMFKNLGGDVVGMTNVPEVVLAKELGMCYATVGIISNWCTGMTEVINLHDIQGALETNKEKVTKAFINVFKEELNQDQCNCNNSIVEL, encoded by the coding sequence GTGGAAAAGGCTATAATTGGAGGTACAGGAGTTTATGATGCAGGAAGTGATAGTTCTAAAAAAAGAGTAGAAACTAAATATGGAGAAGTAGAATTAGACATTTTAAAAATTGATGGCGAGGAAATTGTTTTCTTAGCTAGACATGGTAAGGATCATTCAGTTCCTCCCCATTTAATAAATTATAGAGCTAATATGATGGCCTTGAAGGAAATCGGAGTAAAATATGTTTATGCTACTGCTGCCGTAGGTTCATGTAATGAAAATTATAAACCAGGTGATGTTGTCGTAATAAGAGATTTTTTAGATTTTACAAAAACTAGATCAGTGACCTTTTTTGAAGGTGGAGATGAACCAGTAAAACATGTAGATATGTCTGAACCTTATTGTTCAAATTTAAGGGAAAAGTTTTATAGTATAGCTAAAAAAGAAGGATTATATATAGTAGGAAATGCAGTTTATGTATGTACAGAGGGACCAAGATTTGAAACAGCCCAAGAGATTAATATGTTTAAAAACTTAGGTGGTGATGTAGTAGGTATGACTAACGTACCCGAGGTAGTTTTGGCAAAAGAACTAGGTATGTGTTATGCAACAGTAGGAATAATTTCAAATTGGTGTACAGGTATGACTGAAGTTATAAATTTACATGATATCCAAGGTGCATTAGAGACAAATAAGGAAAAAGTAACTAAAGCTTTTATTAATGTATTTAAGGAAGAATTAAATCAAGACCAATGTAATTGTAATAATTCAATAGTTGAACTTTAA